One genomic segment of Intestinimonas butyriciproducens includes these proteins:
- a CDS encoding enoyl-CoA hydratase-related protein, whose amino-acid sequence MAYDTILYEVRERICTITLNRPEHMNSYNSQMCQEINLALDAADSDDDVRVVIFTGAEGGKRPAYCAGFDLTVDKPFDFSEAGFHNTRDTGGTNALRIYAMRKPVLAAINGSAVGIGITMTLPMDMRILSEDAKLGFVFARRGYVNEACSSWFLPRIVGLSKAVEWVTTGRIIGAEEALHSGLVSEVVPHSRVYARALEVARDIRDNTAPVSVALCRQMMYQMAGARHPMTAHKIESSCFYYIGTAPDALEGAASFMEKRPPEFKMSPVTDMPPAYPWFPEVPFPKNIQDC is encoded by the coding sequence ATGGCCTATGATACCATCCTGTACGAGGTGCGGGAGCGCATCTGTACCATCACCCTGAACCGTCCCGAACACATGAATTCCTACAATAGCCAAATGTGTCAGGAAATCAACCTCGCCCTGGATGCCGCCGACAGTGATGACGACGTGCGCGTGGTAATCTTCACAGGCGCGGAGGGTGGGAAAAGGCCCGCCTATTGCGCCGGTTTTGATCTCACCGTTGACAAGCCCTTCGATTTTTCGGAAGCAGGTTTCCACAACACCAGGGACACCGGCGGCACCAACGCCCTGCGCATTTACGCCATGCGCAAACCCGTCCTTGCCGCCATAAACGGCTCCGCCGTGGGGATCGGGATCACCATGACCCTCCCCATGGACATGCGCATTCTCTCCGAGGACGCCAAGCTCGGCTTTGTATTTGCGCGCCGCGGCTATGTCAACGAGGCCTGCTCCAGTTGGTTCCTGCCCCGCATTGTGGGCCTCTCCAAGGCCGTAGAGTGGGTTACCACGGGGCGCATCATCGGCGCGGAAGAGGCTCTGCACAGCGGCTTGGTCAGCGAGGTGGTCCCCCACAGCCGCGTCTATGCCCGGGCGCTGGAGGTTGCCCGGGACATTCGGGACAACACCGCCCCTGTTTCCGTGGCTCTCTGCCGCCAGATGATGTATCAGATGGCGGGCGCCCGGCACCCGATGACCGCTCACAAGATCGAGTCCTCCTGCTTCTACTATATCGGAACTGCTCCGGACGCTCTGGAAGGCGCGGCCTCTTTTATGGAGAAGAGACCGCCGGAATTCAAGATGAGCCCCGTAACAGATATGCCCCCCGCATACCCCTGGTTCCCTGAGGTCCCTTTCCCCAAGAACATTCAGGACTGTTAG